The Burkholderia lata genome contains a region encoding:
- a CDS encoding efflux transporter outer membrane subunit, giving the protein MKSSPLSVRAGSCRAAVAAAVAALALAGCANYIGIKSDKQIAPASQFESAQSLPAQGGQWPALDWASQFGDPQLPKLIDEALQGNPSIAQAQARIAKASSYIESSRSSLMPKAEASYSWTRELYSGNALFPPPYGGQWYSENNALASASWELDLWGKNRERLHTAVSQEKAAEADMQQARITLASSVARTYNSLAQLYALRDIAQREITNRETVGKITDGRVSAGLDTNVERQTARGNIATTQASLSDLDGQITTVRYQLAALLGKGPDRGLQIAAPVLNPSGEVALPGNLPADLVARRPDIVAARWQVEAAMHDVKEAKAEFYPDVNLAAGFGFDAFGWGKFLNFASRQAQFGPAIHLPIFDAGALRAQLKGRYADFDLSVANYNQTLISALNDVATQVASIRAVDRQMGDAQRALDASTRAYDLAVIRYKAGLSPQLQVLTADSNRLASEQTVTNLKMRRRDMQLALIKALGGGFDATGTPLAAPDADKPTKQAAN; this is encoded by the coding sequence ATGAAATCCTCCCCGTTGTCCGTGCGCGCCGGGTCGTGCCGCGCCGCCGTCGCCGCCGCGGTCGCCGCACTGGCGCTGGCGGGCTGCGCGAACTACATCGGCATCAAGAGCGACAAGCAGATCGCTCCCGCGTCGCAATTCGAATCCGCCCAGAGCCTGCCGGCCCAGGGCGGCCAGTGGCCGGCGCTCGACTGGGCCAGCCAGTTCGGCGATCCGCAGCTGCCGAAGCTGATCGACGAGGCCCTGCAGGGCAATCCGTCGATCGCGCAGGCGCAGGCGCGCATCGCAAAGGCGTCGTCGTACATCGAATCGTCGCGATCGAGCCTGATGCCGAAGGCGGAAGCCAGCTATTCGTGGACGCGCGAGCTGTATTCGGGGAACGCCCTGTTCCCGCCCCCGTACGGCGGCCAGTGGTACAGCGAGAACAACGCACTGGCGAGCGCGTCGTGGGAACTCGACCTGTGGGGCAAGAACCGCGAACGCCTGCACACCGCCGTGTCGCAGGAAAAGGCAGCCGAAGCCGACATGCAGCAGGCACGCATCACGCTCGCGTCGTCGGTCGCACGCACCTACAACTCGCTCGCGCAACTCTATGCGCTGCGCGATATCGCGCAGCGCGAGATCACCAACCGCGAGACGGTCGGCAAGATCACCGACGGCCGCGTGTCGGCCGGTCTCGACACCAACGTCGAACGCCAGACGGCGCGCGGCAATATCGCGACGACCCAGGCTTCGCTGTCGGATCTCGATGGCCAGATCACGACGGTGCGCTACCAGCTCGCCGCGCTGCTCGGCAAGGGTCCGGATCGCGGGCTGCAGATCGCGGCGCCCGTGCTGAACCCGAGCGGCGAAGTCGCGCTGCCCGGCAACCTGCCGGCCGATCTCGTCGCGCGCCGCCCCGACATCGTCGCCGCGCGCTGGCAAGTCGAAGCCGCGATGCACGACGTGAAGGAAGCGAAGGCCGAGTTCTATCCCGACGTGAACCTCGCGGCCGGCTTCGGCTTCGATGCGTTCGGCTGGGGCAAATTCCTGAACTTCGCGAGCCGTCAGGCGCAGTTCGGCCCGGCGATCCACCTGCCGATTTTCGACGCCGGCGCGCTGCGCGCGCAGCTCAAGGGCCGCTATGCGGACTTCGACCTGTCGGTGGCGAACTACAACCAGACGCTGATCAGTGCGCTGAACGACGTCGCGACGCAGGTCGCGTCGATCCGCGCGGTCGATCGCCAGATGGGCGATGCGCAACGCGCACTCGACGCATCGACGCGCGCCTATGACCTCGCGGTCATCCGCTACAAGGCCGGCCTGTCGCCGCAGCTGCAGGTGCTGACCGCGGACAGCAACCGCCTCGCATCGGAGCAGACGGTGACCAACCTGAAGATGCGCCGCCGCGACATGCAGCTCGCGCTGATCAAGGCGCTGGGTGGCGGGTTCGACGCGACCGGCACGCCGCTCGCCGCACCCGATGCCGACAAGCCGACAAAACAGGCCGCCAACTGA
- a CDS encoding MarR family winged helix-turn-helix transcriptional regulator yields MSDSSTQPPVSPLSSYQMNDSVGYLMSRVKSVMTNLVTQRTQEELGITGTQASMLFMIAVGKCSTAAELAREYGIDASAVTRLLDRVEKRGLLSRVRSIEDRRVVRLELTDEGRALAERLPPIFRSVLDQVLDGFTPEEVGFLKSMLRRILSNYCETAGGSIT; encoded by the coding sequence ATGTCGGATTCTTCTACCCAACCACCCGTCTCGCCGCTGTCTTCGTATCAGATGAACGACAGCGTCGGTTATCTGATGTCGCGCGTGAAGTCGGTGATGACCAACCTCGTCACGCAACGCACGCAGGAAGAGCTCGGCATCACGGGTACGCAGGCCAGCATGCTGTTCATGATCGCGGTCGGCAAGTGCTCGACGGCCGCCGAGCTCGCGCGCGAGTACGGGATCGACGCAAGCGCGGTCACGCGCCTGCTCGACCGGGTCGAGAAACGCGGCCTGCTGTCCCGCGTCCGCAGCATCGAGGACCGGCGCGTCGTGCGCCTCGAGCTGACCGACGAAGGCCGTGCGCTCGCCGAACGGCTGCCGCCGATTTTCCGCAGTGTGCTCGACCAGGTACTGGACGGGTTTACGCCGGAAGAAGTCGGGTTCCTGAAGAGCATGCTGCGCCGCATTCTCAGCAACTACTGCGAGACCGCCGGCGGCAGCATCACGTAA
- the typA gene encoding translational GTPase TypA: MTRALRNIAIIAHVDHGKTTLVDQLLRQSGTFRENQQIAERVMDSNDIEKERGITILAKNCAVEYEGTHINIVDTPGHADFGGEVERVLSMVDSVLLLVDAVEGPMPQTRFVTKKALALGLKPIVIVNKIDRPGARIDWVINQTFDLFDKLGATEEQLDFPIVYASGLNGYASLDPAAREGDMRPLFEAVLEHVPVRPADPEAPLQLQITSLDYSTYVGRIGVGRITRGRIKPGQPVAMRFGPEGDVLNRKINQVLSFTGLERVQVESAEAGDIVLINGIEDVGIGATICAVDTPEALPMITVDEPTLTMNFLVNSSPLAGREGKFVTSRQIRDRLMKELNHNVALRVKDTGDETVFEVSGRGELHLTILVENMRREGYELAVSRPRVVMQEIDGVRHEPYELLTVDVEDEHQGGVMEELGRRKGEMLDMASDGRGRTRLEYKISARGLIGFQSEFLTLTRGTGLMSHIFDSYAPVKDGSVFERRNGVLISQDDGAAVAYALWKLQDRGRMFVKPGDALYEGMIIGIHSRDNDLVVNPIKGKQLTNVRASGTDEAVRLVPPVQMSLEYAVEFIDDDELVEVTPQSIRLRKRFLKEHERRRASREGAVD, translated from the coding sequence ATGACCCGCGCCCTTCGCAATATCGCCATCATCGCCCACGTCGACCACGGCAAGACTACGCTCGTCGACCAACTGCTTCGCCAGTCCGGCACCTTCCGCGAGAACCAGCAGATTGCGGAACGGGTGATGGACTCGAACGACATCGAAAAAGAGCGCGGGATCACGATTCTCGCGAAGAACTGTGCGGTCGAGTACGAAGGCACGCACATCAACATCGTCGACACGCCGGGGCACGCGGACTTCGGTGGCGAGGTCGAGCGCGTGCTGTCGATGGTCGACTCGGTGCTGCTGCTCGTCGACGCGGTCGAGGGCCCGATGCCGCAGACGCGCTTCGTCACGAAGAAGGCGCTCGCGCTCGGCCTGAAGCCGATCGTCATCGTCAACAAGATCGACCGTCCGGGTGCGCGGATCGACTGGGTCATCAACCAGACCTTCGACCTGTTCGACAAGCTCGGCGCAACCGAAGAGCAGCTCGACTTCCCGATCGTCTACGCATCGGGCCTGAACGGCTACGCGTCGCTCGACCCGGCTGCGCGCGAAGGCGACATGCGCCCGCTGTTCGAGGCAGTCCTCGAACACGTGCCGGTCCGTCCGGCGGATCCGGAGGCGCCGCTGCAACTGCAGATCACGTCGCTCGACTATTCGACGTACGTCGGCCGGATCGGCGTCGGCCGCATCACGCGCGGTCGCATCAAGCCGGGCCAGCCGGTCGCGATGCGCTTCGGCCCGGAAGGCGACGTGCTGAACCGCAAGATCAACCAGGTGCTGTCGTTCACGGGCCTCGAGCGCGTGCAGGTCGAATCGGCCGAAGCGGGCGACATCGTGCTGATCAACGGTATTGAAGACGTCGGCATCGGCGCAACGATCTGCGCGGTGGATACGCCGGAAGCGCTGCCGATGATCACCGTCGACGAGCCGACGCTGACGATGAACTTCCTCGTCAACTCGTCGCCGCTCGCCGGCCGCGAAGGCAAGTTCGTCACGAGCCGCCAGATCCGCGACCGCCTGATGAAGGAACTGAACCACAACGTTGCGCTGCGCGTGAAGGACACGGGTGACGAAACGGTGTTCGAAGTGTCGGGCCGCGGCGAGCTGCACCTGACGATTCTCGTCGAGAACATGCGTCGTGAAGGCTACGAGCTGGCCGTGTCGCGTCCGCGCGTCGTGATGCAGGAAATCGACGGCGTTCGTCACGAGCCGTACGAACTGCTGACCGTCGACGTTGAAGACGAGCATCAGGGCGGCGTGATGGAAGAGTTGGGTCGCCGCAAGGGCGAAATGCTCGACATGGCGTCGGACGGCCGCGGCCGCACGCGTCTGGAGTACAAGATCTCGGCACGTGGCCTGATCGGCTTCCAGAGCGAATTCCTGACGCTGACGCGCGGCACGGGCCTGATGAGCCACATCTTCGACTCGTATGCACCGGTCAAGGACGGTTCGGTCTTCGAGCGCCGCAACGGTGTGCTGATCTCGCAGGACGACGGCGCTGCCGTGGCCTACGCACTGTGGAAGCTGCAGGATCGCGGCCGCATGTTCGTGAAGCCGGGTGACGCGCTCTATGAGGGCATGATCATTGGTATCCACAGCCGTGACAACGACCTCGTCGTGAACCCGATCAAGGGCAAGCAGCTGACCAACGTGCGTGCGTCGGGTACCGACGAAGCCGTGCGCCTCGTGCCGCCGGTCCAGATGTCGCTCGAATACGCGGTCGAATTCATCGACGACGACGAGCTCGTCGAAGTGACGCCGCAATCGATCCGTCTGCGCAAGCGCTTCCTGAAGGAGCACGAGCGTCGCCGCGCGAGCCGCGAAGGCGCGGTCGACTAA
- a CDS encoding 2-oxoglutarate dehydrogenase E1 component: MSDVMKQFQLNSYLFGGNASYVEELYDAYLNNPASVPENWREYFDALQNVPATDGTNANDVAHFPIVESFAERAKANAFIPRESTTNLAAARKQVHVQSLISAYRFLGSQWANLDPLKRRERPAIPELEPAFYDFSEGDLDQTYSASNLYFGFDQASLRDIVKGLRDTYCGTIGAEYMYISDPEQKRWWQERLESTRATPNFSADEKKHILNRLTAAEGLERYLHTKYVGQKRFSLEGGESFIAAMDEVVQHSGKRGVQEIIIGMAHRGRLNVLVNTLGKMPADLFAEFEGKHVDDLPAGDVKYHKGFSSDVSTEGGPVHLSLAFNPSHLEIVNPVVEGSAKARMDRRGDEDGLQVLPVQIHGDAAFAGQGVVMETLNLAQTRGYGTHGTLHIVINNQIGFTTSDPRDARSTLYCTDVVKMIEAPVLHVNGDDPEAVVLAIQIAIDYRMQFHKDVVIDIVCFRKLGHNEQDTPAVTQPLMYKKIAQHPGTRALYAEKLVQQGVISAEDADNFVKAYRKAMDDGHHTVDPVLSNYKSKYAVDWVPFLNRKWTDAADTAVPLAELKRLGERITTVPENFKVHPLVERVINDRRNMARGDQPLDWGMGEHLAFASLVASGYSVRLTGQDSGRGTFTHRHAVLHDQNRERWNDGTYVPLQNIAEGQAKFTVIDSVLSEEAVLGFEYGYSTAEPNTLVLWEAQFGDFVNGAQVVIDQFISSGEVKWGRVSGLTMLLPHGYEGQGPEHSSTRIERFLQLCADHNMQVVQPTTPAQIFHLLRRQMIRLFRKPLIVATPKSLLRHKEAVSDLSELAKGSFQPVLGETDGGIDAKKVKRVLACSGRVYYDLVAHRREAKANDVAIIRIEQLYPFAHKQFEAEMKKYENATEVVWVQDEPQNQGPWFYVEHHLKEGMKEGQKLAYSGRPASASPAVGYYAKHYEQQKALIEGAFGRLKSASIAK; encoded by the coding sequence ATGTCAGATGTAATGAAGCAGTTTCAGCTGAACTCCTATCTGTTCGGCGGCAATGCTTCGTACGTTGAAGAACTGTACGATGCATACCTCAACAATCCGGCATCGGTGCCGGAGAACTGGCGAGAGTATTTCGACGCGTTGCAGAATGTTCCTGCAACGGACGGTACGAATGCTAATGACGTCGCCCATTTTCCGATCGTCGAATCGTTCGCCGAGCGCGCGAAGGCCAATGCCTTCATCCCGCGCGAAAGCACCACCAATCTGGCTGCGGCACGCAAGCAGGTGCACGTCCAGTCCCTCATCAGCGCCTATCGCTTCCTCGGCTCGCAATGGGCCAATCTGGATCCGCTGAAGCGTCGCGAACGTCCCGCCATTCCCGAGCTCGAACCCGCGTTCTACGATTTCTCCGAAGGCGACCTCGACCAGACGTACAGCGCAAGCAACCTGTACTTCGGTTTCGACCAGGCTTCGCTGCGTGACATCGTCAAGGGTCTGCGCGACACGTATTGCGGCACGATCGGCGCCGAATACATGTACATCAGCGATCCGGAGCAGAAGCGCTGGTGGCAGGAGCGCCTGGAGTCGACGCGCGCGACGCCGAACTTCTCGGCAGACGAGAAGAAGCACATCCTGAATCGCCTGACGGCCGCTGAAGGCCTCGAGCGCTACCTGCATACCAAGTACGTCGGCCAGAAGCGCTTCTCGCTCGAAGGCGGCGAAAGCTTCATCGCGGCGATGGACGAAGTCGTCCAGCACTCGGGCAAGCGCGGCGTGCAGGAAATCATCATCGGCATGGCCCACCGCGGCCGTCTGAACGTGCTGGTCAACACGCTGGGCAAGATGCCGGCCGACCTGTTCGCCGAATTCGAAGGCAAGCACGTCGACGACCTGCCGGCCGGTGACGTGAAGTACCACAAGGGCTTCTCGTCGGACGTGTCGACGGAAGGTGGCCCGGTTCACCTGTCGCTCGCGTTCAACCCGTCGCACCTCGAAATCGTGAACCCGGTGGTCGAAGGTTCCGCGAAGGCGCGGATGGACCGTCGCGGCGACGAAGACGGCCTGCAAGTGCTGCCGGTGCAGATCCACGGTGACGCGGCCTTCGCTGGCCAGGGCGTCGTGATGGAAACGCTGAACCTCGCGCAGACGCGCGGCTACGGCACGCACGGCACGCTGCACATCGTCATCAACAACCAGATCGGCTTCACGACGTCCGATCCGCGCGATGCGCGCTCGACGCTGTACTGTACCGACGTCGTCAAGATGATCGAAGCGCCGGTGCTGCACGTGAACGGCGACGATCCGGAAGCTGTCGTGCTCGCGATCCAGATCGCGATCGACTACCGGATGCAGTTCCACAAGGATGTCGTGATCGACATCGTCTGCTTCCGCAAGCTGGGCCACAACGAGCAGGACACGCCGGCGGTCACGCAGCCGCTGATGTACAAGAAGATCGCGCAGCACCCGGGCACCCGTGCGCTGTACGCCGAGAAGCTCGTGCAGCAGGGCGTGATCAGCGCGGAAGACGCCGACAACTTCGTGAAGGCGTACCGCAAGGCGATGGACGACGGTCACCACACGGTCGATCCGGTCCTGTCGAACTACAAGAGCAAGTACGCGGTTGACTGGGTTCCGTTCCTGAACCGCAAGTGGACGGATGCAGCCGACACGGCCGTGCCGCTCGCAGAACTGAAGCGCCTCGGCGAACGCATCACGACGGTCCCGGAAAACTTCAAGGTCCACCCGCTCGTCGAGCGCGTGATCAACGACCGCCGCAACATGGCGCGTGGCGACCAGCCGCTCGACTGGGGCATGGGCGAACACCTCGCGTTCGCGTCGCTCGTCGCATCGGGCTACTCGGTGCGCCTGACCGGCCAGGACTCGGGCCGCGGCACGTTCACGCACCGTCACGCGGTGCTGCACGACCAGAACCGCGAGCGCTGGAACGACGGCACGTACGTGCCGCTGCAGAACATCGCAGAAGGCCAGGCGAAGTTCACGGTGATCGACTCGGTGCTGTCGGAAGAAGCGGTGCTGGGCTTCGAATACGGTTACTCGACCGCCGAGCCGAACACGCTCGTGCTGTGGGAAGCGCAGTTCGGCGACTTCGTCAACGGCGCGCAGGTCGTGATCGACCAGTTCATCTCGTCGGGCGAAGTGAAGTGGGGCCGCGTGTCGGGTCTGACGATGCTGCTGCCGCACGGCTATGAAGGCCAGGGTCCGGAACACTCGTCGACGCGTATCGAGCGTTTCCTGCAACTGTGCGCCGATCACAACATGCAGGTCGTTCAACCGACGACGCCGGCACAGATTTTCCACCTGCTGCGTCGCCAGATGATCCGCCTGTTCCGCAAGCCGCTGATCGTCGCGACGCCGAAGTCGCTGCTGCGTCACAAGGAAGCGGTGTCGGACCTGTCGGAACTCGCGAAGGGTTCGTTCCAGCCGGTGCTGGGCGAAACCGACGGCGGCATCGACGCGAAGAAGGTCAAGCGCGTGCTGGCATGCTCGGGCCGTGTGTATTACGACCTCGTCGCACATCGCCGCGAAGCGAAGGCGAACGACGTCGCGATCATCCGTATCGAGCAGCTGTATCCGTTCGCGCACAAGCAGTTCGAAGCCGAAATGAAGAAGTACGAGAACGCGACTGAAGTGGTCTGGGTGCAGGACGAGCCGCAGAACCAGGGCCCCTGGTTCTACGTCGAGCACCATCTGAAGGAAGGCATGAAGGAAGGGCAGAAGCTGGCATACAGCGGCCGTCCGGCTTCGGCCTCGCCGGCGGTTGGCTACTACGCGAAGCACTACGAGCAGCAGAAGGCCCTCATCGAAGGTGCTTTCGGCCGCCTGAAGAGCGCATCGATCGCGAAATAA
- the odhB gene encoding 2-oxoglutarate dehydrogenase complex dihydrolipoyllysine-residue succinyltransferase: MAIVEVKVPQLSESVSEATMLQWKKKPGEAVAQDEILIELETDKVVLEVPAPAAGVLAQVLQNDGDTVVADQIIATIDTEAKAGAAEAAAGAAEVKPAAAPAAAAPAAQPVAAAASSTTASPAASKLLAEKGLSAGDVAGSGRDGRVTKGDALAAGSAPKAAPAAAPAKTAAAKPALPEVKVPASAATWLNDRPEQRVPMSRLRARIAERLLESQQTNAILTTFNEVNMAPVMELRNKYKDKFEKEHGVKLGFMSFFVKAAVHALKKFPLVNASIDGNDIVYHGYFDIGIAVGSPRGLVVPILRNADQLSLAEIEKKIAEFGQKAKDGKLSIEEMTGGTFSISNGGVFGSMLSTPIINPPQSAILGVHATKERPVVENGQIVIRPINYLALSYDHRIIDGREAVLSLVAMKDALEDPARLLLDL; encoded by the coding sequence ATGGCTATCGTAGAAGTCAAAGTCCCCCAGCTTTCGGAGTCGGTTTCGGAAGCCACCATGCTGCAGTGGAAGAAGAAGCCGGGCGAAGCAGTTGCTCAAGACGAAATCCTGATCGAACTCGAGACCGACAAGGTCGTGCTCGAAGTGCCGGCACCGGCAGCGGGCGTGCTCGCGCAAGTGCTGCAGAACGACGGTGACACCGTCGTTGCCGATCAGATCATCGCGACGATCGACACCGAAGCGAAGGCGGGTGCAGCCGAAGCCGCCGCAGGCGCCGCCGAAGTCAAGCCGGCAGCAGCGCCTGCCGCAGCCGCACCGGCAGCACAGCCGGTCGCCGCAGCCGCATCGTCGACGACCGCATCGCCGGCCGCATCGAAGCTGCTGGCCGAGAAGGGCCTGTCGGCGGGCGACGTCGCAGGTTCGGGCCGTGACGGCCGCGTCACGAAGGGCGACGCGCTGGCAGCAGGCAGCGCACCGAAGGCCGCTCCGGCTGCCGCACCGGCCAAGACGGCCGCTGCGAAGCCGGCGCTGCCGGAAGTGAAGGTGCCGGCATCGGCCGCGACCTGGCTGAACGACCGTCCGGAACAGCGCGTGCCGATGTCGCGCCTGCGTGCGCGTATCGCCGAGCGTCTGCTCGAGTCGCAGCAGACCAACGCGATCCTGACGACGTTCAACGAAGTGAACATGGCTCCGGTCATGGAACTGCGTAACAAGTACAAGGACAAGTTCGAGAAGGAACATGGCGTGAAGCTCGGCTTCATGTCGTTCTTCGTGAAGGCAGCTGTCCACGCGCTGAAGAAGTTCCCGCTCGTGAACGCGTCGATCGACGGTAACGACATCGTCTACCACGGCTACTTCGACATCGGTATCGCTGTCGGCTCGCCGCGCGGCCTCGTCGTGCCGATCCTGCGCAACGCGGATCAACTGAGCCTCGCCGAGATCGAAAAGAAGATCGCCGAGTTCGGCCAGAAGGCGAAGGACGGCAAGCTGTCGATCGAGGAAATGACGGGCGGTACGTTCTCGATCTCGAACGGCGGTGTGTTCGGCTCGATGCTGTCGACCCCGATCATCAACCCGCCGCAGTCGGCCATCCTCGGCGTGCACGCGACGAAGGAGCGTCCGGTCGTCGAAAACGGCCAGATCGTGATCCGTCCGATCAACTACCTCGCGCTGTCGTACGACCACCGCATCATCGACGGCCGCGAAGCCGTGCTGTCGCTCGTCGCGATGAAGGATGCGCTGGAAGATCCGGCACGTCTGCTGCTCGACCTGTAA
- the lpdA gene encoding dihydrolipoyl dehydrogenase, whose protein sequence is MSKEFDVVVIGAGPGGYIAAIRAAQLGKTVACIEKWKNPAGALKLGGTCLNVGCIPSKALLASSEEFENTSHHLADHGITVDGVKIDVAKMLGRKDAIVEKMTSGIEFLFKKNKITWLKGHGKFTGKTDAGVQIEVSGEGETEVVTAKNVIIATGSKARHLPGIPVDNKIVSDNEGALTFDAVPKKLAVIGAGVIGLELGSVWRRLGAEVTVLEALPAFLGAADEALAKEAAKLFKKQGLDINLGVQIGEVKATANGVSIAYTDKDGNAQTLDADRLIVSVGRVPNTDNLGLEAIGLKANERGFIDVDDHCRTAVPNVYAIGDVVRGPMLAHKAEDEGVLVAEVIDGQKPHIDYNCIPWVIYTYPEIAWVGKTEQQLKAEGREIKSGKFPFSINGRALGMNAPDGFVKMIADAKTDELLGVHVIAANASDLIAEAVVAMEFKAASEDIARICHPHPSMSEVMREAALAVDKRSLNS, encoded by the coding sequence ATGTCCAAGGAATTTGACGTCGTCGTGATCGGCGCCGGCCCCGGCGGCTACATCGCCGCGATCCGCGCCGCGCAGCTCGGCAAGACCGTTGCCTGTATCGAGAAGTGGAAGAACCCGGCCGGCGCGCTGAAGCTTGGCGGTACGTGCCTGAACGTCGGCTGCATTCCGTCGAAGGCGCTGCTCGCGTCGTCGGAAGAGTTCGAGAACACGTCGCACCACCTGGCCGACCACGGCATCACGGTCGACGGCGTGAAGATCGACGTCGCGAAGATGCTCGGCCGCAAGGACGCGATCGTCGAGAAGATGACGAGCGGGATCGAGTTCCTGTTCAAGAAGAACAAGATCACCTGGCTGAAGGGCCATGGCAAGTTCACCGGCAAGACCGACGCCGGCGTGCAGATCGAAGTGAGCGGCGAAGGTGAAACCGAAGTCGTCACCGCGAAGAACGTGATCATTGCGACGGGCTCGAAGGCGCGTCACCTGCCGGGCATCCCGGTCGACAACAAGATCGTGTCGGACAACGAAGGTGCACTGACGTTCGACGCGGTGCCGAAGAAGCTTGCCGTGATCGGCGCAGGCGTGATCGGCCTCGAGCTCGGCTCGGTGTGGCGTCGCCTGGGTGCCGAAGTGACGGTGCTCGAAGCGCTGCCGGCCTTCCTCGGCGCAGCTGACGAAGCGCTCGCGAAGGAAGCGGCCAAGCTGTTCAAGAAGCAGGGCCTCGACATCAACCTCGGCGTGCAGATCGGCGAAGTGAAGGCGACCGCGAACGGCGTGTCGATCGCCTACACGGACAAGGACGGCAACGCGCAGACGCTCGACGCCGACCGCCTGATCGTGTCGGTCGGCCGCGTGCCGAACACCGACAACCTCGGCCTCGAGGCTATCGGCCTGAAGGCGAACGAACGCGGCTTCATCGACGTGGACGACCACTGCCGCACGGCGGTGCCGAACGTGTACGCGATCGGCGACGTGGTGCGTGGCCCGATGCTCGCGCACAAGGCGGAAGACGAAGGCGTGCTGGTCGCGGAAGTGATCGATGGCCAGAAGCCGCACATCGACTACAACTGCATTCCGTGGGTGATCTACACGTACCCGGAAATCGCATGGGTCGGCAAGACGGAGCAGCAGCTGAAGGCGGAAGGCCGCGAGATCAAGTCGGGCAAGTTCCCGTTCTCGATCAACGGCCGCGCGCTCGGCATGAACGCGCCGGACGGCTTCGTGAAGATGATCGCGGACGCGAAGACCGACGAACTGCTCGGCGTGCACGTGATCGCGGCGAACGCGTCGGACCTGATCGCGGAAGCCGTGGTGGCGATGGAATTCAAGGCGGCGTCGGAAGACATCGCCCGCATCTGCCATCCGCACCCGTCGATGTCGGAAGTGATGCGCGAAGCGGCGCTCGCCGTCGACAAGCGCTCGCTGAACAGCTGA
- the zapE gene encoding cell division protein ZapE, which translates to MNVTEYYTRELTTRGYQSDPAQRAAVDRLQQCFDEWVEYKARRSNAFKKLINHPDLPRGVYMWGGVGRGKSFLMDSFYAVVPVQRKTRLHFHEFMREVHRELEELKGQADPLDELARRIAKRYRLICFDEFHVSDIADAMILYRLLDRLFNNGVQFVMTSNYDPDDLYPDGLHRDRMLPAIALIKSRLDVLNVDAGVDYRQRTLAQVKMYHTPLGADADRELRHAFQKLAAVPDESPLLHIEKRELKALRKADGVVWFDFATLCGGPRSQNDYLELASRFHAIVLSEVPQMSPRMASEARRFTWLIDVLYDHKVKLLMSAAVPAEQLYVEGPMANEFARTVSRIVEMQSKEYIETPRRIVDTSLT; encoded by the coding sequence ATGAACGTCACCGAATACTACACGCGCGAATTGACCACGCGCGGCTATCAGTCCGATCCCGCGCAGCGCGCGGCCGTCGATCGCCTGCAGCAATGCTTCGACGAGTGGGTCGAGTACAAGGCGCGTCGCTCGAACGCGTTCAAGAAGCTCATCAATCATCCCGACCTCCCGCGCGGCGTCTACATGTGGGGCGGTGTCGGTCGCGGCAAGAGCTTCCTGATGGACAGCTTCTACGCGGTCGTGCCCGTGCAGCGCAAGACGCGCCTGCATTTCCACGAATTCATGCGCGAAGTGCACCGCGAGCTCGAGGAACTGAAAGGGCAGGCCGATCCGCTCGACGAACTCGCACGGCGCATCGCGAAGCGCTACCGGCTGATCTGCTTCGACGAGTTCCACGTGTCGGACATTGCCGATGCGATGATCCTGTACCGTCTGCTCGACCGCCTGTTCAACAACGGCGTGCAGTTCGTGATGACGTCCAACTACGATCCCGACGACCTGTATCCGGACGGCCTGCATCGCGACCGTATGCTGCCGGCAATCGCGTTGATCAAGTCCAGGCTCGATGTGCTCAACGTCGACGCGGGCGTCGATTATCGCCAGCGCACGCTCGCTCAGGTGAAGATGTATCACACGCCGCTCGGCGCGGATGCCGATCGCGAATTGCGGCATGCGTTCCAGAAGCTCGCTGCCGTTCCCGATGAAAGCCCGCTCCTGCATATCGAGAAGCGCGAGCTGAAGGCGCTGCGCAAGGCGGACGGCGTCGTATGGTTCGACTTCGCGACGCTGTGCGGCGGCCCGCGCTCGCAGAACGACTATCTCGAGCTCGCGAGCCGCTTCCACGCGATCGTGCTGTCCGAGGTGCCGCAGATGTCGCCGCGGATGGCGTCCGAGGCGCGCCGCTTCACGTGGCTCATCGACGTGCTGTACGACCACAAGGTCAAGCTGCTGATGTCCGCGGCGGTGCCGGCGGAGCAGTTGTACGTCGAAGGCCCGATGGCCAACGAGTTTGCGCGTACGGTCTCGCGAATCGTCGAGATGCAGTCGAAGGAATACATCGAAACGCCGCGCCGCATCGTCGATACGTCGTTGACCTGA